A genomic region of Aspergillus oryzae RIB40 DNA, chromosome 1 contains the following coding sequences:
- a CDS encoding uncharacterized protein (predicted protein), with amino-acid sequence MSKAASTAARLQNDFGADLWVKNQTQARQATAGRGLFAGLQDVKHYNVENGWAKRTAANEQPGLIGLLWSRTLYLSTLQLSWLVSLIVGLFRITGLGYRSPNQ; translated from the exons ATGTCTAAAGCAGCATCAACAGCCGCTCGTCTTCAAAACGACTTCGGTGCAGACCTTTGGGTCAAGAACCAGACTCAGGCTCGC CAAGCAACAGCCGGACGAGGCCTCTTTGCCGGCCTTCAAGACGTCAAGCACTACAACGTCGAAAATGGGTGGGCGAAGCGCACAGCCGCCAACGAACAGCCAGGCCTCATAGGGCTTCTGTGGAGTAG AACTCTCTATCTCTCTACTCTCCAGCTCTCGTGGCTTGTGTCGCTAATTGTTGGCTTGTTTAGAATCACCGGCCTCGGCTATAGGTCCCCTAATCAATGA
- the btgE gene encoding putative cell wall glucanase (Scw11) (predicted protein), which translates to MRGAFLAAAAAVAGTAMADVAHMRRHGHDSFHHNRAYQPEVPAEGDENCECTTKVITITGPPTLVPINTPAPEPSSSSSSEVPSVPSSESSVVTSEAVTTLHSTSTATVTVVTTPGVDATGAQTPTGGVPGTPEASSPAGTPEASTPAVPATSESPLPTPGVTSFSSTGIYTIPATTVTVRDTTTVCGATTTELPSGTHTFGGVTTVVSTATTVTCPVATVEPSGSTVTSKIYTTTYVCPSAGTYTIAPTTTYVPTSTVVVYPTPATITPGTYTQDEQTVTVTRTDFTYVCPFTGNDQPTSAPVASTSAVPVTTTAAPSTTSAVASSSASASSTATAVPTGVSGQQMGMTYSPYTNEGGCQSKDQVLKDVALIKQKGFTHVRVYSTDCNGLEYIGEAARENGLKMIIGVFISSTGISGAQEQVTAITKWAQWDLVTLVVVGNEAIQNGYTDASSLAGFISSCKSSFQASGYSGQVTTTEPINVWQQSGSALCGAVDILGANLHPFFNADVTPDQAGSFVRAQIKDLEAVCNKDVINLETGWPSAGNANGKAVPGTAQQAAAIKALVEEVGSQSVFFSYSNDLWKDAGEFDVERYWGCIDQFK; encoded by the exons ATGAGGGGTGCTTTCTTGGCCGCTGCGGCTGCCGTCGCCGGTACGGCGATGGCTGATGTCGCGCACATGCGTCGTCATGGCCATGATTCTTTCCACCACAACCGCGCCTATCAGCCTGAGGTTCCTGCCGAGGGTGATGAGAACTGCGAATGTACCACCAAGGTCATCACCATCACTGGCCCTCCTACCC TGGTCCCCATCAACACCCCGGCTCCTgagcccagcagcagcagcagctctgaGGTCCCCAGCGTTCCCAGCAGCGAAAGCAGCGTCGTGACCTCCGAGGCTGTCACCACCCTCCACTCCACCAGCACTGCCACCGTCACCGTGGTCACCACTCCTGGTGTTGATGCCACCGGCGCTCAGACTCCCACTGGCGGTGTCCCTGGCACTCCTGAGGCCTCCTCTCCGGCTGGAACCCCTGAAGCCTCCACTCCCGCCGTCCCTGCGACTTCCGAGTCCCCTCTCCCCACCCCTGGAGTGaccagcttctcctccaccggtATCTACACCATCCCCGCCACCACCGTCACCGTGCGGGATACCACCACCGTTTGCGGTGCTACCACCACTGAGCTGCCCAGCGGTACTCACACCTTCGGTGGTGTGACCACTGTGGTCTCGACCGCGACCACTGTCACCTGCCCCGTCGCTACCGTTGAGCCCAGCGGTTCCACTGTCACCAGCAAGATCTACACCACCACCTATGTCTGCCCCAGCGCTGGTACCTACACCATTGCCCCTACCACCACCTACGTCCCCACCAGCACCGTCGTGGTCTACCCCACTCCTGCCACCATCACCCCTGGCACCTACACCCAGGATGAGCAGACCGTGACCGTCACCCGCACTGACTTCACCTACGTCTGCCCCTTCACCGGCAATGACCAGCCCACCTCCGCCCCCGTTGCTTCCACCTCGGCCGTCCCTGTGACCACCACTGCTGccccctccaccacttccGCCGTCGCCTCCAGCAGCGCTAGCGCCAGCAGCACTGCCACCGCCGTTCCCACCGGTGTCAGCGGCCAGCAGATGGGTATGACCTACTCTCCTTACACCAACGAGGGTGGCTGCCAGTCTAAGGACCAGGTCCTCAAGGATGTTGCCCTGATCAAGCAGAAGGGCTTCACCCACGTCCGTGTCTACTCCACTGACTGCAACGGTCTCGAGTACATTGGTGAGGCTGCCCGTGAGAACGGCCTCAAGATGATCATTGGtgtcttcatctccagcaCCGGCATCAGCGGTGCCCAGGAGCAGGTGACCGCCATCACTAAGTGGGCCCAGTGGGATCTGGTTACCCTCGTCGTCGTTGGTAACGAGGCCATCCAGAACGGTTACACCGATGCTTCCAGCCTCGCTGGCTTCATCTCCTCTTGCAAGTCCTCCTTCCAGGCTTCCGGCTACTCGGGCCaggtcaccaccaccgagcCCATCAACGTCTGGCAGCAGTCTGGCAGCGCTCTGTGCGGTGCCGTTGACATCCTCGGTGCTAACCTCCAccccttcttcaacgccGATGTTACCCCCGACCAGGCCGGTAGCTTCGTCCGTGCTCAGATCAAGGACCTTGAGGCCGTCTGCAACAAGGACGTGATCAACCTTGAGACTGGCTGGCCTAGCGCCGGTAACGCCAACGGCAAGGCCGTCCCCGGTACTGCCCAGCAGGCTGCCGCTATCAAGGCTCTCGTTGAGGAGGTCGGCTCTCAgtccgtcttcttctcctaCTCCAACGACCTCTGGAAGGATGCCGGCGAGTTTGACGTCGAGCGCTACTGGGGTTGCATTGACCAGTTCAAATAA